A window of the Nitrosopumilus ureiphilus genome harbors these coding sequences:
- a CDS encoding MFS transporter, producing MSGESKKYSWKNVRNLGFVSFFTDTSSEMIFGILPLFIIDDLGAGKAVLGLVEGMGEAAGYGTRTVSGTISDKVGKRKSLILLGYGLSTIAKPFFALSASWIHVFGIRVTDRIGKGVRTSPRDALLADSIEPVNIGKAFGLHRTMDQAGAIIGPLIAFGLLYYFEVRDIFWFSLIPGVIALFILARYVKERKIIPKNQSILSNFRVVLHGKFLLFLLIMTVFSIGAFNFSFILVESSELGLEKNFVPLVYVVINIAHTLIGIPSGILSDKIGTEKILLASFGLFFITSMIGYFETGFILVGFAMAAIFGLYQGMTITTQRTMVSRYVSENLRGTAFGIYYLFVGISFLVANLVFGLLWDAFDSQVAFGYSMITTITAIILLSVFVTKNKQIVSQK from the coding sequence ATGTCAGGAGAATCTAAAAAATACAGTTGGAAAAATGTCAGAAATCTTGGCTTTGTAAGTTTTTTCACAGATACATCATCTGAGATGATATTTGGCATATTACCATTATTCATCATAGATGATCTTGGGGCAGGAAAAGCAGTATTGGGTCTAGTAGAGGGAATGGGTGAAGCAGCAGGTTATGGCACAAGAACTGTTTCAGGAACAATCTCAGATAAGGTAGGAAAAAGAAAATCACTCATACTGTTGGGTTATGGTCTATCCACCATAGCAAAACCATTTTTTGCATTGTCTGCTAGTTGGATACACGTATTTGGAATCAGGGTTACAGATAGAATTGGAAAGGGAGTAAGAACATCACCAAGAGATGCGTTACTTGCAGACTCCATAGAGCCTGTCAATATTGGAAAAGCGTTTGGTTTGCATCGTACAATGGATCAAGCAGGTGCAATAATTGGGCCATTGATTGCATTTGGTTTGTTATATTATTTTGAGGTAAGGGACATTTTTTGGTTTTCATTAATTCCCGGGGTTATTGCCTTGTTTATCTTGGCACGATATGTAAAGGAAAGAAAAATCATTCCAAAGAATCAAAGCATACTATCAAACTTTAGGGTAGTTCTTCATGGAAAATTTTTGTTATTTTTATTGATCATGACTGTATTCTCTATTGGAGCATTCAATTTTTCATTTATTCTTGTAGAATCATCAGAGTTAGGCCTTGAGAAAAACTTTGTACCCCTAGTCTACGTAGTGATTAACATAGCCCATACTCTGATTGGCATACCCTCTGGAATTCTTTCAGATAAGATTGGTACTGAAAAGATACTATTGGCAAGTTTTGGATTATTTTTCATAACATCGATGATAGGATATTTTGAGACGGGGTTTATTCTGGTTGGTTTTGCAATGGCGGCCATTTTTGGTTTGTATCAGGGCATGACAATAACTACACAAAGAACGATGGTATCAAGATATGTCTCAGAGAATTTAAGAGGTACTGCATTTGGAATATACTATCTCTTTGTGGGAATATCATTTCTTGTAGCAAATTTGGTCTTCGGATTATTGTGGGATGCATTTGATTCCCAGGTGGCTTTTGGGTATAGTATGATTACAACCATAACTGCAATTATTCTATTATCAGTATTTGTGACAAAAAATAAACAGATTGTCAGCCAAAAATGA